A stretch of Mytilus edulis chromosome 11, xbMytEdul2.2, whole genome shotgun sequence DNA encodes these proteins:
- the LOC139494626 gene encoding putative uncharacterized protein DDB_G0290521, producing the protein MNRELFALSYETGTPTDQQTPNVVTYETETGTSTDQQTPTVVTYETETETPTDQQTPTVVTYETETGTSTDQQTPTVVTYETETGTSTDQQTPTVVTYETETETHTDQQTPTVVTYETETETHTDQQTPTVVTYEIETGTPTDQQTQTVVANETETPTDQQTPTVVADETKNRHTH; encoded by the exons ATGAACAGAGAACTGTTTGCATTATCCTACG AAACAGGGACGCCCACTGATCAACAAACACCAAACGTAGTTACTTATGAAACAGAAACAGGGACATCCACTGATCAACAAACACCAACCGTAGTTACTTATGAAACAGAAACCGAGACACCCACTGATCAACAAACACCAACCGTAGTCACTTATGAAACAGAAACAGGGACATCCACTGATCAACAAACACCAACCGTAGTCACTTATGAAACAGAAACAGGGACATCCACTGATCAACAAACACCAACCGTAGTTACTTATGAAACAGAAACCGAGACACACACTGATCAACAAACACCAACCGTAGTCACTTATGAAACAGAAACCGAGACACACACTGATCAACAAACACCAACCGTAGTCACTTATGAAATAGAAACAGGGACACCCACTGATCAACAAACACAAACCGTAGTCGCTAATGAAACAGAGACACCCACTGATCAACAAACACCAACCGTAGTCGCTGATGAAACAAAAAACAGGCACACCCACTGA